In the Arachis ipaensis cultivar K30076 chromosome B10, Araip1.1, whole genome shotgun sequence genome, one interval contains:
- the LOC107624168 gene encoding high affinity sulfate transporter 2: MSQRVSDDAMAEVIAETRSDSSSRRHGGGDDAVVTDLPYMHRVGTPPKQPLFQEIKHSLMETFFADKPFHKFKDQSGSRKFVLALQSLFPILEWGRDYNLKKFRGDFVSGLTIASLCIPQDLAYAKLAYLDPWYGLYSSFVAPLVYAFMGTSRDIAIGPVAVVSLLLGSLLSSEISDTKSHDYVRLAFTATFFAGVTQLALGVCRLGFLIDFLSHAAIVGFMAGAAITIAMQQLKGLLGIKNFTTKTDIVSVLHSVWSNVHHGWNWETILIGLSFLIFLLITKYIAKRNKKLFWVSAISPMISVVVSTFFVYITRADKRGVSIVKHIKSGVNPSSANEIFFSGKYLGAGVRVGIVSGMVALTEAVAIGRTFAAMKDYSLDGNKEMVAMGTMNIVGSLTSCYVTTGSFSRSAVNFMAGCQTAVSNIVMSIVVLLTLLVLTPLFKYTPNAVLASIIIAAVVNLVNIEAMVLLWKIDKFDFVACMGAFFGVIFKSVEIGLLIAVAISFAKILLQVTRPRTAVLGKLPGTTVYRNIQQYPKAAQIPGMLIIRIDSAIYFSNSNYIKERILRWLIEEESQRTESELPGIQNLIVEMSPVTDIDTSGIHAFEELYKTLQKREVQLILANPGPVVIEKLHASKLTDLIGEDKIFLTVADAVATFGPKGVK; the protein is encoded by the exons ATGAGTCAGCGTGTGAGTGATGATGCTATGGCGGAAGTTATAGCAGAAACAAGAAGCGATTCTTCTTCACGTAGACATGGAGGAGGAGATGATGCTGTTGTTACTGATCTGCCATATATGCACAGAGTTGGAACTCCTCCTAAGCAGCCACTCTTCCAAGAGATCAAGCATTCTCTCATGGAGACTTTCTTCGCTGACAAGCCCTTTCACAAGTTCAAGGACCAATCTGGATCTAGAAAGTTCGTTCTCGCTCtccaatctctcttccccattctTGAATGGGGAAGAGATTACAACCTCAAGAAATTCAGAGGCGATTTCGTTTCCGGACTCACCATTGCAAGTCTTTGCATTCCTCAG GACCTTGCATATGCGAAGCTTGCATATTTGGATCCTTGGTATGGATTAT ACTCAAGTTTTGTGGCACCTCTGGTGTATGCTTTCATGGGAACCTCAAGAGATATTGCGATAGGACCTGTAGCTGTGGTGTCCCTCTTGCTTGGGAGTTTGCTTTCTAGTGAGATCAGTGACACCAAAAGCCATGATTACGTGCGCCTTGCATTCACTGCTACCTTCTTTGCAGGAGTCACTCAATTGGCACTTGGAGTTTGCAG GCTTGGTTTCTTGATAGATTTTCTATCTCATGCTGCCATTGTGGGCTTCATGGCTGGAGCTGCCATTACTATTGCAATGCAACAGCTTAAAGGTCTGCTTGGCATAAAGAACTTCACTACAAAAACTGATATTGTTTCTGTATTGCATTCGGTTTGGAGTAATGTGCACCATGGG TGGAATTGGGAGACTATACTCATTGGACTATCATTCTTAATCTTCCTTCTTATAACGAAGTATATT GCTAAAAGAAACAAGAAACTCTTTTGGGTATCTGCAATTTCTCCTATGATCTCTGTTGTAGTGTCTACATTTTTTGTGTACATTACCAGAGCAGACAAAAGAGGCGTATCAATT GTGAAGCATATCAAGAGTGGTGTGAATCCATCATCAGCTAACGAAATCTTTTTCAGTGGAAAATATCTAGGCGCTGGTGTTAGAGTTGGTATTGTATCTGGCATGGTTGCACTTACG GAAGCTGTAGCAATTGGGAGAACATTTGCTGCAATGAAAGATTATTCACTTGATGGCAACAAAGAAATGGTGGCAATGGGAACAATGAACATTGTTGGTTCTTTGACATCATGCTATGTGACAACAGGATCTTTTTCTCGGTCAGCAGTGAACTTCATGGCTGGTTGTCAAACTGCTGTATCAAACATTGTGATGTCCATTGTTGTGTTACTAACTCTGTTGGTCCTCACACCACTTTTTAAGTACACTCCAAATGCAGTTCTTGCTTCTATTATAATAGCTGCTGTTGTAAACCTGGTGAACATTGAGGCAATGGTTCTGCTCTGGAAGATTGACAAATTCGATTTTGTTGCTTGCATGGGAGCATTCTTTGGTGTCATCTTCAAGAGTGTTGAGATTGGCCTTCTAATCGCG GTGGCAATTTCATTTGCCAAGATACTTTTACAAGTGACAAGGCCAAGAACTGCAGTTCTTGGTAAGCTTCCGGGGACTACTGTTTATAGGAACATCCAGCAATACCCCAAAGCAGCACAGATTCCTGGCATGCTCATTATCAGGATTGACTCTGCTATCTACTTCTCAAATTCCAACTATATCAAGGAGAG aaTATTGAGATGGTTGATTGAAGAAGAATCTCAAAGGACAGAAAGTGAATTACCGGGAATACAGAATCTCATTGTTGAAATGTCAC CTGTTACTGATATTGACACAAGTGGCATCCATGCCTTTGAAGAATTATACAAGACCCTTCAGAAAAGAGAAGTTCAG CTTATATTGGCGAATCCGGGGCCAGTTGTAATAGAGAAGCTCCATGCATCCAAGCTTACAGATCTAATTGGAGAAGATAAAATATTTCTCACAGTGGCTGATGCTGTTGCAACTTTTGGTCCAAAGGGTGTTAAATAA